A genomic window from Thermodesulfitimonas autotrophica includes:
- the plsX gene encoding phosphate acyltransferase PlsX, with the protein MRVAVDAMGGDYAPAEVVAGAVQAAAAYGIEVLLVGDKLRLEPLLGPKEINRVQIVPATEVIAMAEHPVQAVRRKKDSSIVRAVQLVKEGQADAMVSAGNTGAVMAAALFGLGRIEGVDRPALMTLMPNPQGYTVLLDVGANVDVKAQHLVQFAIMGAAYATTVLKIKAPRVGILSIGEEETKGNELTLSALPLLKQERLNFIGNVEGRDVFNGRADVVVCDGFVGNVLLKAGEGLAQALEVMVRREVAHNLPAKVALGMVLFLLRGLRRRLDYAEYGGAPLLGVNGVVVVAHGSSRARAIKNAIRVAVEAVRSGLVQTIGAGLAGRSAGGVRTVNG; encoded by the coding sequence TTGCGGGTAGCGGTTGATGCGATGGGGGGCGATTACGCCCCAGCCGAAGTGGTGGCAGGGGCGGTGCAAGCGGCTGCCGCTTACGGGATCGAAGTGCTGCTTGTTGGCGATAAGCTTCGCCTCGAACCCTTATTGGGGCCAAAAGAAATTAACCGGGTGCAGATCGTGCCTGCCACCGAGGTCATTGCGATGGCCGAACACCCTGTCCAGGCTGTCCGGCGCAAGAAGGATTCCTCCATTGTCCGGGCGGTGCAACTGGTCAAAGAGGGACAGGCCGACGCGATGGTTTCTGCCGGCAACACCGGCGCGGTGATGGCGGCCGCGCTTTTTGGGCTTGGGCGGATTGAAGGTGTGGACCGGCCGGCCTTAATGACCTTGATGCCTAACCCGCAGGGCTACACGGTGCTGCTTGACGTGGGGGCGAATGTGGACGTGAAAGCCCAGCACCTCGTCCAGTTCGCCATTATGGGTGCGGCCTACGCGACGACCGTCCTGAAAATTAAAGCCCCGCGGGTGGGGATTCTGAGCATCGGTGAGGAGGAAACCAAAGGGAACGAGCTCACGCTGAGCGCCCTTCCTCTTCTCAAGCAGGAGCGTTTAAACTTTATCGGTAACGTTGAGGGGCGGGATGTCTTCAACGGCAGGGCGGACGTGGTGGTGTGCGACGGTTTTGTGGGTAACGTTCTCTTGAAAGCTGGTGAGGGGCTGGCCCAGGCGCTTGAGGTGATGGTCCGGCGCGAGGTTGCTCACAACTTGCCGGCGAAGGTGGCTCTCGGAATGGTTCTTTTTTTGTTGCGTGGACTGCGGCGTCGTCTGGATTATGCGGAGTACGGCGGTGCTCCCCTCCTCGGGGTGAACGGCGTTGTGGTGGTAGCGCACGGGAGCTCGCGGGCCAGAGCGATCAAAAACGCCATCCGGGTGGCGGTTGAAGCGGTACGCAGCGGGCTCGTCCAAACGATCGGCGCAGGTCTTGCGGGGCGAAGTGCAGGGGGAGTTAGAACGGTTAATGGGTAA
- a CDS encoding beta-ketoacyl-ACP synthase III, with translation MGKDGLTAGITGLGVYVPERVLTNFDLERMVETSDAWIQERTGIRERRIAAPEENTSDLAANAAKGALAAAGLRPEEVELLIVATATPDMLFPATACLVQDRLGAKQAAAFDLEAGCSGFVYGLAVAAQFINAGCYRNVLVIGADTLSRVTNWKDRTTCVLFGDGAGAAVVQPVAPPRGILSLYLRADGSGSELLKLPAGGARLPASPETVQAGLHYLHMNGREVFKFAVRSMEEASLEALRRAGLEPEELGCFIPHQANVRIIDAVAKRLNLPPEKIFVNVDRYGNTSAASIPIALYEAVKSGKVKPGTAVLLVAFGAGLTWGGVVLRY, from the coding sequence ATGGGTAAAGATGGGCTGACCGCCGGGATAACCGGTCTTGGCGTTTACGTCCCGGAACGCGTGCTGACGAATTTCGACCTGGAACGGATGGTCGAGACGAGTGACGCCTGGATCCAGGAAAGAACAGGGATCAGGGAAAGGCGGATCGCGGCTCCGGAGGAGAACACTTCCGATCTTGCCGCCAACGCCGCGAAGGGTGCGCTGGCAGCGGCGGGTTTGCGTCCTGAAGAGGTCGAGTTGCTGATCGTGGCTACGGCCACGCCGGACATGCTCTTTCCGGCTACCGCCTGTCTGGTACAGGACCGCCTGGGGGCAAAGCAGGCGGCGGCCTTCGATCTGGAGGCCGGGTGCAGCGGCTTTGTTTACGGGCTAGCGGTGGCGGCGCAATTTATCAATGCGGGGTGTTACCGCAACGTGCTGGTGATCGGCGCCGATACCCTATCCAGGGTGACCAACTGGAAGGACCGGACCACCTGTGTCCTTTTCGGTGACGGGGCCGGGGCGGCGGTGGTGCAGCCGGTCGCACCCCCGCGCGGGATACTCTCGCTTTACCTGCGGGCGGATGGTTCCGGGAGCGAGCTTCTTAAATTACCGGCAGGCGGGGCGCGTCTGCCCGCCTCTCCGGAAACGGTGCAGGCCGGTCTCCATTACCTGCACATGAACGGCCGGGAGGTTTTTAAGTTCGCCGTTCGCTCTATGGAAGAGGCGTCGCTCGAGGCGCTGCGGCGAGCGGGCCTTGAGCCAGAAGAACTTGGTTGCTTCATTCCGCACCAGGCGAACGTTCGGATTATCGACGCCGTTGCTAAACGGCTCAATCTCCCGCCCGAAAAGATTTTTGTGAATGTGGATCGCTACGGTAACACATCGGCAGCTTCCATCCCTATCGCGCTTTACGAGGCGGTTAAAAGCGGCAAGGTGAAGCCTGGGACGGCCGTGCTTCTTGTTGCTTTCGGGGCGGGTTTGACCTGGGGTGGAGTGGTATTGCGCTACTGA
- the fabD gene encoding ACP S-malonyltransferase, with protein sequence MKIAFVFPGQGSQYVGMGRDFYGRYAEAQEVFAQADAVLGFSLSTLCFEGPKEELQKTVNTQPAVLTASIAALAVLRAHGVGTDVAAGHSLGEYAALVAAGALDFAAAVRLTRRRGQLMQEAVPLGSGGMVAVLGLDRERIGEVVRAARAKGVVEAANYNCPGQVVLAGEMPALEEAVRLAKEAGAKKSVILPVSGPFHSSLMRRASELFALELEKVQVKKLAFPVVANVSGDYISTAAEVRSALIRQIYSPVLWEESIRRLVADGVGVFVEVGPGKVLSTLIKRIAPGVNCCNVEDQASLEATLTFLRKAGLL encoded by the coding sequence ATGAAGATCGCCTTCGTCTTCCCGGGACAGGGTTCGCAGTATGTGGGCATGGGCCGGGATTTTTACGGGCGTTATGCCGAAGCGCAGGAGGTTTTTGCCCAGGCCGATGCGGTTCTTGGCTTCTCATTAAGCACCCTCTGCTTTGAGGGGCCTAAAGAAGAGCTGCAAAAAACGGTAAATACGCAGCCGGCGGTGCTGACGGCGAGCATTGCGGCGCTTGCGGTGTTGCGAGCGCATGGAGTCGGGACCGACGTCGCTGCCGGTCACAGCTTGGGTGAGTACGCGGCGCTTGTCGCCGCCGGGGCCCTCGATTTCGCCGCTGCGGTGCGCCTGACACGGCGGCGCGGGCAGTTGATGCAGGAAGCGGTACCCCTCGGGAGTGGCGGTATGGTGGCGGTTTTGGGTCTCGACCGGGAGCGCATCGGGGAGGTGGTCCGCGCCGCGCGGGCCAAAGGGGTTGTCGAAGCCGCAAACTACAACTGTCCCGGGCAAGTTGTGCTTGCCGGCGAGATGCCTGCGCTCGAGGAGGCGGTGCGGCTCGCCAAAGAGGCGGGAGCGAAGAAAAGCGTTATTCTGCCGGTGAGCGGTCCCTTCCATTCGTCACTCATGCGGCGGGCAAGTGAGCTCTTTGCCCTTGAGTTGGAGAAGGTTCAGGTGAAGAAACTGGCCTTTCCGGTAGTGGCCAACGTCAGCGGGGATTATATCAGTACCGCGGCGGAGGTGAGGAGCGCCCTGATCCGGCAGATTTACAGCCCTGTGCTCTGGGAGGAGAGCATCCGGCGGCTGGTAGCGGATGGGGTGGGGGTCTTCGTAGAGGTGGGTCCCGGGAAGGTGTTGTCCACGCTTATTAAGCGGATAGCGCCCGGGGTTAACTGCTGTAACGTCGAGGATCAGGCCTCGCTTGAGGCTACCCTTACCTTTTTACGGAAGGCGGGTTTGTTATAA
- the fabG gene encoding 3-oxoacyl-[acyl-carrier-protein] reductase — protein sequence MYLNGRVAIVTGGSRGIGKATALALARAGADVVVNYVSRASEAEAVVAEIEGIGRRAAACRADVSQAGEATALVDFALGTFGRLDILVNNAGITRDGLLLRMKDEDWDAVVGVNLRGAFNCTRAAARAMVKARWGRIINVSSVIGLTGNAGQANYAAAKAGIIGFTKAVARELGSRNITVNAVAPGYIVTEMTAGLPEGVKERLRERIALGRFGEPEEVANVVVFLASDLARYITGQVIVVDGGMTL from the coding sequence ATGTATCTTAATGGCAGGGTGGCGATAGTCACGGGCGGCTCCCGGGGCATCGGCAAGGCGACGGCCTTGGCGCTGGCCCGGGCCGGTGCGGACGTGGTGGTCAACTACGTTTCCCGGGCTTCCGAAGCCGAGGCGGTGGTTGCGGAAATCGAAGGGATAGGTAGAAGGGCTGCCGCCTGTCGCGCCGACGTTTCGCAGGCGGGTGAGGCCACGGCGCTCGTCGATTTTGCTCTGGGCACGTTTGGGCGGCTGGACATCCTGGTGAACAACGCCGGGATTACGCGCGACGGGTTGCTCCTCCGGATGAAGGATGAAGATTGGGACGCGGTGGTGGGCGTTAACCTGCGCGGTGCCTTCAACTGCACCCGCGCGGCGGCACGGGCGATGGTGAAAGCGCGCTGGGGCCGGATAATAAATGTTAGTTCGGTGATCGGCCTTACAGGTAATGCGGGACAGGCGAATTATGCGGCAGCAAAGGCGGGGATCATCGGTTTTACAAAGGCGGTGGCCAGGGAGCTGGGCTCGCGGAACATAACGGTGAACGCGGTGGCGCCGGGTTACATCGTGACCGAGATGACGGCCGGGCTCCCTGAAGGGGTGAAGGAGCGGCTGCGCGAGCGGATTGCTCTTGGACGTTTCGGTGAACCCGAGGAGGTGGCAAACGTGGTGGTTTTTCTGGCCAGCGATCTGGCCAGATACATCACCGGTCAGGTAATAGTGGTTGATGGTGGCATGACCCTTTAA
- a CDS encoding acyl carrier protein: MSSSIFQKVKQIIIQQLGVEEDEVTMDASFVDDLGADSLDLVELVMAFEEEFEMEIPDEDAEKIRTVGDAVNYIQEKL, from the coding sequence ATGTCGTCGTCGATTTTCCAGAAAGTCAAGCAAATCATCATCCAGCAGCTTGGTGTCGAAGAAGACGAAGTAACGATGGATGCTTCCTTTGTGGACGACCTCGGGGCAGATTCGCTCGACCTGGTGGAGCTGGTCATGGCCTTTGAGGAGGAGTTCGAGATGGAGATCCCGGACGAGGATGCCGAGAAGATCCGGACGGTGGGTGACGCCGTCAACTACATCCAGGAGAAACTCTGA
- the fabF gene encoding beta-ketoacyl-ACP synthase II — translation MSPRVVVTGLGVISPVGTGKEAFWEALVKGRSGVRRITRFDASEFKTQIAAEVGDFDPEAYIDKKEARRMDRFTQFAVAAANLALSDAAIATEALDRDRVGVVLGCGIGGIGTFEEQTRVLVSRGPNRVSPFFVPMMIANMGAGYIAIYHRFYGPNSTVVTACASSNHAIGEAFRIIQRGEADVMLTGGAEAAITPVALAGFCAMKAMSTRNDEPEKACRPFDAARDGFVIGEGAAVLVLERLEHALARGARIYAEVAGYGQSCDAYHITAPDPDGAGAAKAMARALADARLRPEEVDYINAHGTSTPLNDKVETMAIKKVFGEFAYRIPVSSTKSMTGHLLGAAGGIEAAACVLSITHGVIPPTINYENPDPECDLDYVPNEARRAQVDVALSNGLGFGGHNATLIFKRFPA, via the coding sequence TTGTCCCCGCGCGTTGTAGTGACCGGACTGGGGGTTATTTCCCCGGTGGGCACCGGTAAAGAGGCCTTCTGGGAGGCGCTTGTAAAGGGGCGGTCGGGCGTCAGGCGGATAACCCGTTTTGACGCTTCGGAATTCAAGACCCAGATCGCCGCCGAGGTCGGCGATTTTGATCCGGAGGCGTACATCGATAAAAAAGAGGCCCGGCGGATGGACCGCTTTACGCAATTTGCGGTTGCGGCTGCTAACTTGGCGCTATCGGATGCGGCGATAGCTACGGAGGCGCTCGACCGCGACCGGGTCGGGGTGGTTTTGGGTTGCGGCATCGGGGGAATCGGCACCTTTGAGGAGCAGACGCGGGTGCTTGTTTCCCGCGGGCCGAACCGGGTGAGCCCCTTTTTCGTCCCGATGATGATCGCTAACATGGGCGCGGGCTACATCGCGATCTACCACCGGTTTTACGGCCCCAACAGCACGGTGGTAACCGCCTGCGCCTCGTCCAACCACGCCATCGGCGAGGCTTTCCGGATCATCCAGCGGGGAGAGGCCGACGTGATGCTGACGGGGGGCGCCGAAGCAGCCATCACCCCGGTAGCGCTGGCCGGTTTTTGCGCCATGAAGGCGATGTCTACCCGAAACGATGAGCCCGAGAAGGCCTGCCGGCCCTTCGACGCGGCGCGGGACGGGTTTGTGATCGGCGAGGGGGCTGCGGTGCTTGTTCTGGAGCGGTTAGAGCACGCCCTCGCCCGGGGTGCCCGGATTTACGCGGAAGTTGCGGGTTACGGGCAGAGCTGTGATGCTTACCATATCACGGCGCCCGATCCCGATGGTGCGGGGGCGGCCAAGGCGATGGCCCGCGCGTTAGCGGACGCCCGCTTGCGGCCGGAAGAGGTGGACTACATCAACGCCCACGGGACTTCCACTCCGCTCAACGATAAGGTCGAAACGATGGCGATCAAGAAGGTTTTCGGGGAATTTGCCTACCGGATCCCCGTAAGCTCTACCAAGTCGATGACGGGGCACCTTTTGGGTGCCGCCGGGGGCATCGAGGCTGCGGCCTGTGTCCTGAGCATCACGCACGGCGTAATTCCGCCGACGATCAACTACGAGAATCCCGACCCCGAATGCGACCTCGATTACGTGCCCAACGAAGCGCGGCGGGCGCAGGTGGATGTGGCGCTCTCGAACGGACTGGGCTTTGGCGGGCATAACGCCACCCTGATTTTTAAACGTTTTCCGGCTTAA
- the rnc gene encoding ribonuclease III, producing MDRGYEELKAKLGIIWHDEGLLRQALTHGSYAYEHPGVTNNQRLEFLGDAVLELVISDYLYRTFPGKSEGELTRLRAAVVCESSLARVARELGLGEALFMGRGESQSGGRERPSILADAFEALLGAVFLDKGIEVAAEFALGKLKSVIEDVLHGRQERDYKTELQELLQKKSPENVSYVILKEEGPDHAKVFTAGVFYRGECLGRGEGRSKKEAEQRAAREALARISRQSR from the coding sequence GTGGACCGGGGTTACGAGGAACTCAAAGCCAAGTTAGGGATCATCTGGCACGATGAGGGGCTCCTGCGCCAGGCGCTCACGCACGGCTCCTACGCATACGAGCACCCCGGGGTGACGAACAACCAGCGGTTAGAGTTTTTAGGCGACGCCGTCCTGGAGCTGGTGATCAGCGACTATCTCTACCGTACCTTTCCCGGGAAGAGCGAGGGTGAGCTTACCAGGCTGCGGGCGGCGGTGGTCTGTGAGTCTTCGTTAGCGCGGGTCGCGCGGGAGCTCGGGCTGGGGGAAGCCCTCTTCATGGGGCGGGGCGAGAGCCAGTCGGGGGGGCGGGAGCGCCCGTCGATCTTGGCCGACGCCTTCGAAGCGTTGTTGGGGGCCGTCTTTTTAGATAAAGGGATAGAGGTGGCGGCGGAATTTGCGCTAGGGAAGCTCAAATCCGTTATTGAAGACGTGCTCCACGGACGGCAGGAACGGGATTACAAGACTGAACTCCAAGAACTCCTGCAGAAGAAGTCGCCAGAAAACGTTTCGTATGTTATCCTCAAGGAGGAAGGGCCGGACCACGCGAAGGTTTTTACGGCCGGCGTCTTTTACCGGGGTGAGTGTCTGGGGCGCGGGGAAGGGCGTTCCAAGAAAGAGGCGGAACAGCGGGCAGCGCGGGAGGCGCTGGCAAGAATTTCGCGTCAGTCGCGTTGA
- the ftsY gene encoding signal recognition particle-docking protein FtsY, whose translation MGLFGKLREKLTKVRETFVEKIENVISRRREIDESLYEELEEALIQADVGVAAALEIVERVRARVRELRISDPEQLKPLFREEVLRLLGTETAPLVLPDEPPAVILMVGVNGTGKTTTTGKLAYYFREQGQKVILAAADTFRAAAIDQLEVWARRAGVEIIKQREGSDPAAVVYDALQAAKARRADVVLVDTAGRLHTKTNLMEELKKLRRVAAREVPGAPHEVLLVVDATTGQNAINQAKLFGEATGLTGIVLTKLDGTAKGGVVVAIKKELDVPVKFVGTGERIEDLMPFNPEEFVAAIFD comes from the coding sequence GTGGGGCTTTTCGGCAAGCTGCGGGAGAAGTTGACGAAGGTCCGCGAAACCTTTGTCGAGAAGATTGAAAATGTCATCTCCCGGCGCCGCGAGATAGACGAGAGCCTTTACGAAGAACTCGAAGAGGCGCTCATCCAGGCGGATGTGGGTGTTGCGGCGGCGCTGGAGATCGTCGAACGGGTAAGGGCGAGGGTGAGGGAGCTCCGGATAAGCGACCCGGAGCAGCTGAAACCCCTTTTCCGGGAGGAGGTTTTGCGCCTTTTAGGTACGGAAACTGCGCCCCTAGTGCTTCCCGACGAGCCGCCAGCCGTGATCTTAATGGTAGGCGTTAACGGAACGGGGAAGACTACCACCACCGGGAAGTTGGCTTATTACTTTCGGGAGCAGGGGCAGAAGGTGATTTTGGCTGCGGCGGACACTTTTCGCGCGGCCGCGATCGACCAGTTAGAAGTATGGGCCCGGCGGGCCGGCGTGGAGATTATTAAGCAGCGGGAGGGTTCCGACCCGGCGGCGGTCGTTTACGATGCGCTTCAGGCGGCTAAGGCGCGGCGGGCAGACGTGGTCCTGGTTGATACCGCGGGGCGACTCCACACGAAGACCAACCTGATGGAAGAACTGAAAAAGCTGCGGCGGGTGGCGGCGCGGGAGGTGCCGGGTGCGCCGCACGAAGTCCTTCTGGTTGTTGACGCCACGACCGGCCAGAACGCGATCAACCAGGCGAAGCTTTTCGGGGAGGCGACAGGGCTTACCGGCATTGTGCTGACCAAGCTCGACGGCACGGCCAAGGGCGGCGTAGTCGTGGCGATAAAAAAGGAGCTTGATGTTCCCGTGAAGTTTGTCGGCACGGGGGAAAGAATCGAGGACCTGATGCCTTTCAATCCAGAGGAATTTGTGGCCGCAATTTTCGATTAA
- the mtnP gene encoding S-methyl-5'-thioadenosine phosphorylase: MAAIAIIGGTGVYDPELLEQPTEETVRTAYGDVKITRGFYRDREVIFLPRHGAAHTVPPHLVNYRANIMALKQAGARSILATAAVGSLNPEMRPGQFVFVDQFLDFTKGRKQTFFEGGPEGVVHIDVTEPYCPRLRKILVQAARGLGLPAHDGGIYVCTEGPRFETPAEIKMFRELGGDLVGMTGVPEVVLAREAEICYAAVAMVTNFAAGIAAYRLSHQEVVEMMKVQGENIRRLLLEAVTLLDPEADCACRHAVSGPVEAK; encoded by the coding sequence ATGGCGGCGATTGCCATCATCGGCGGTACCGGAGTTTACGACCCGGAGCTTTTAGAGCAGCCTACCGAGGAGACGGTGCGCACGGCGTACGGGGACGTTAAAATAACCCGGGGCTTTTACAGGGACCGGGAAGTGATTTTCCTGCCCCGCCACGGTGCGGCCCACACGGTACCGCCGCACCTGGTGAATTACCGGGCGAACATCATGGCGCTCAAGCAAGCGGGGGCGCGGTCAATCCTGGCGACGGCAGCGGTCGGCTCGCTCAACCCGGAGATGCGGCCGGGCCAGTTTGTTTTTGTCGACCAGTTCCTGGACTTCACCAAAGGGCGTAAGCAGACCTTTTTCGAGGGTGGCCCGGAAGGGGTGGTGCACATCGACGTTACCGAGCCTTACTGCCCAAGGCTCAGGAAGATCCTCGTTCAGGCGGCGCGCGGCTTGGGGCTGCCGGCCCATGACGGCGGCATTTACGTTTGCACTGAAGGGCCGCGCTTCGAAACCCCCGCGGAGATCAAAATGTTCCGCGAGCTCGGCGGGGACCTGGTGGGGATGACGGGTGTGCCGGAGGTGGTGCTCGCCCGGGAGGCGGAGATCTGTTACGCGGCGGTAGCGATGGTGACCAATTTTGCCGCCGGCATTGCCGCTTACCGGCTCAGCCACCAGGAGGTGGTGGAGATGATGAAGGTTCAGGGCGAAAATATCCGGCGGCTTCTGCTAGAGGCGGTTACCCTGCTTGATCCGGAGGCGGACTGCGCCTGCCGGCACGCGGTTTCCGGTCCGGTGGAGGCGAAGTAA